Within the Saccharomonospora amisosensis genome, the region ATCGCCCGCCCGCTGGAGGCGGCGGGCCCCGCGCTGCTGGAGACGATCGACGCCTACCTCGAGTGCGGCGGCGTGCTGGAAACCTGCGCGAGGCAGTTGTTCGTGCACCCGAACACGGTCCGCTACCGGCTGCGCAAGGCCGCGGAACTCACCGGCCGCAACGCGGGCGACCCCAGGGACGCGCTGGTGCTGCGCACGGCACTGACGGTCGGCAGGCTAGCCAGGTCGCGCGGGCTGTGGTGAGCCCCGGATGACACCAGCTCGAACCAGGTTTGTAGGACTCCCACAACGTCGCTCGATGGACTTCGTGACTCGGCGGCATCCCGGTGACACCCTCGCGAAGTGTTCCCTTGACCGGTGACCACCGCTCTGCTCTGCCCCGGACAGGGGTCCCAAGCTCCCGGCATGCTCACCGCCTGGCTCGAGTTCGACGGCGCCAGAGACCGCCTCGAGCAGTGGTCGACACGTTGCGGTCTCGATCTGGTCCGGCTCGGCACCGAAGCCGACGCGGATGAGATCCAGGACACCGCGATCACCCAGCCGCTGATCGTCGCCGCGTCACTACTCGCCTTCGAGTACCTGCCTGGCGAGGTCGGCGGCGACGGCCCCGTCGCAGGGCACTCGGTCGGTGAGTTGGCCGCCGCCGCCATCGCTGGTGTGTTCTCCGCCGACGACGCGGTCGCGCTGGCCGCCGTACGTGGCGCGGAGATGGCCAAGGCGTGTGCCGCCGAGCCGACCAGCATGGCCGCCGTGCTGCTCGGCGAGCCGGAACGGGTGGTCGCCTGGCTGCACGAACAGGGACTCGAGGCCGCCAACCGTAACGGCGCTGGACAGATCGTGGCATCCGGCTCTGCGGAGGCCATCGAACGGATTGTCGCCGAGCCGCTGGAAGGCACTAAGGTCCGCCAGTTGAAAGTCGCGGGCGCGTTCCACACCCGCTACATGGCGCCCGCAGAGGAGGCCCTGCGCGCGCACGCGGGCGGCATCACGCCCGCCGACCCGAAGCGGCCGCTGCTCTCCAACGCCGACGGCGACGTCGTTAGCAGTGGCGAGGAGTACCTGCGCAGGCTCGTCGAGCAGGTCACCAGGCCGGTACGCTGGGACCTCACCATGCGCGGGCTGGTCTCGCTCGATGTCACCCGCACGGTCGAACTGCCGCCAGCGGGCACCCTCACCGGGCTGGTCAAGCGAGAACTCAAGGGCACCGTTACCGACCTCGTAGCGTTGAAGACGCCCGCCAACCTGGAGGAACTGCGATGACGCAAGCCCGGCCGACCCTGCGGCTGAGGCAGGGTGCACCGGCCACGCGCATTTTCGGGGTTGGTAGCACACAGCCGGACCGGATCGTCACCAACCACGAGTTGGCGCAGCGGATGGACACCAGCGACCAGTGGATCCGCGATCGGGTCGGCATCGTCGAACGCAGGTTCGCCAGCGACGACGAGCGGCTGGTGGACATGGCAGTCACGGCGGGTGCCAAGGCACTGGCGGACGCGGGCGTTGATCCCTCCGAAGTGGACACCGTGGTGCTGCCGAACTGCACGATGCTCTCGCCCATTCCCAACGCCGCTGGGCAGGTCGCCGACCGTATCGGGATCAAGGCCGCCGGCGCGTTCGACATCAATGCCGCGTGCGCCGGATTCTGTTACGGACTCGGGCTGGCATCCGACCTGGTACGCGCGGGCTCGGCGGGCAAGGTGCTCGTGATAGGTGCCGAGAAGCTCACCGACGTTGTGGACCCGCAGGACCGCTCGACGGCCATCATCTTCGCCGACGGCGCGGGCGCTGCGCTTGTGGGACCGTCGCAGGAGCCCGGCATCGGCCCCGTTGTATGGGGCAGCGCGGGCGATCTCGTCGACATGATCTACATGCGCGACCACAAGTACATATTCCAGGAAGGGCAATCGGTCTTCCGCTGGGCGACCACGCAGATGGCGCCGGTGGCGATGCGGGCGGTGGAACTTGCCGGGCTCGAATTGTCCGATGTGGACGTCCTTATCCCGCATCAGGCGAACCTGCGTATCGTCGAGGCCATCGCCAAGCGGCTACGGGCAAAGGGAGCAAGGCAGGACATGGTGGTGGCTGACGACATCAAGTACTCCGGCAACACCTCCTCTGCATCGATCCCGCTCGCGCTGGACCATATGCGTGCGGCGGGCACCGCCCGCAAGGGTGATGTCGTGCTCCTGATCGGCTTCGGCGCCGGGCTCTCCTACGCGGCGCAAGTGATCATCTGCCCGTGATACCACTTACGCCGACGGCGTAAGGTTCGTCGCAACCGCAACAGGGAAAACCAGGAAGGAAACACCCAGTGGCAGACAAAGCGGAGATCCTGTCCGGCCTCGCCGAGATCGTCGAAGAGGTCGCCGGTGTGGCGCAGGACGATGTGAGCCTGGAGAAGTCGTTCGTCGACGACCTCGACATCGACTCGCTGTCCATGGTCGAGATCGCGGTCCAGGCCGAGGACAAGTTCGGGGTGAAGATCCCCGACGACGAGCTGGCGAACCTCAAGACCGTCGGCGACGCCGTCGACTACGTCGCGACGAACGCCAAGTAGGAGCTGTTGGACACCTCGGGGAGACTTCCATGAGCAACATCGACGTCGTCATCACCGGGCTGGGCGCCACCACGCCGCTCGGCAGGGACGTCACGTCCACGTGGGACGGGCTGCTCGCAGGCCGCAGCGGCGTCCGCAGGATCGACGCCGAATGGGTGGAGCGGCTCGACCTACCGGTGAAGATCGGTGCCGCACTCGCCGAGGAACCAACGGAGCAGATCCCGCGCGTGCAGGCCCGCAGGCTGGACCGCTGTGAGCAGGTGGCGCTCATCGCGGCCCGGCAGGCGTGGGCCGACGCGGGCTTCACCGAGCCGACCGAAGAGCACAGCGACGTCGATCCCGACCGGCTGGGCGTCTCCATCGGGTCCGGCATCGGTGGCCCCGTCACGCTGCTCAACCAGCACGACCTGCTCGCGGAGCACGGCATCCGCAAGGTGTCGCCGTTGACGGTCCCGATGCTCATGCCCAACGGGCCCGCCGCCCACGTGGGAATCGACCGCAAGGCCCGCGCCGGGGTGCACTCGCCCGCATCGGCCTGTGCCTCCGGCGCGGAGGGGATCGCCAGCGGGTTCCAGATGATCCAGAACGGGCGCGCCGACGTGGTGCTCGCAGGCGGGGCGGAAGCCTGCATCGCACCCATCACGATCGCCGGGTTCGCCCAGGCCAGGACCGTGTCGACCCGCAACGACGACCCTGAGCACGCTTCCCGGCCGTTCGATGCCAACCGGGACGGCTTCGTGCTCGGGGAGGGAGCCGGGGTGGTGGTGCTGGAGCGCGCCGACCGGGCGAAAGCACGTGGTGCTCGCGTCTACGCGCGGCTGAGCGGCTACGGGATCACCTCCGACGCCTACCACATCACCGGCAATCACCCCGACGGCATCGGGCAGATCGCCGCGATGAACAACGCGATCCAGATGGCCGGGCTCACTCCCGGCGATGTCGGGCACGTCAACGCACACGCGACCTCGACGGTCGTGGGTGACGTCGGCGAGGCCGCGGCCATCCGCAAGGCGATCGGCGACCAGCCCGTTGTGACGGCGCCCAAGGGCGCACTCGGTCACCTGGTCGGTGGCGCGGGGGCTGTCGAGGGCATAGTGACGATCCTGTCGCTGTACCACGGGATCGTGCCCGCGACGCTGAACCTGACCAACCTCGACCCCAAGGTTGACCTCGACGTGGTCGCCGGTGAGCCGCGCAAGGTGCAGCTGAGCGCGGCCATCAGCAACTCGTTCGGCTTCGGCGGGCACAACACCGCGCTGCTGTTCACCGCGGCGTAGCTCGGCGGACCGTCAGCAGCTCGTGTACTCGGGTGTGCTGCCTGCGGGCAGGGTGTCGATCCGCCACCCATCGTGCTGCCTCGCCAGTGGCAACGCCAGCCGCCAGCGGATGCACGCTTCGGGCAGTTCGGGTGGTGCGTCCGCCACGTCCTGGGTGCTGGTGAATCCGATCAGCACGGTCAACCCGTTGGGCGCGGCCTCGATCCGGTAGACCAGGATGCTGCCGTCCCTGGTACTGCGGTAGTTGGCGAGCCATTCCGGTCGCGGCTGGGTCTGTGTCCGCTCGGCGACGACCGTCCTGGCCCACCGGTCGTAGTCACGGGCGTTGATGGCGTCGAAGTGCTCCTGGAGCAGCCGCCTCACCGGCTCCGCTTCAGGGTGGGCCGCCGCGTCGCCGGTGAACCCGACCTTAGGGGAACCGGGCTGGCGGCCAGGCGGCCACGGCGTCGTGGCGCGCACGCTCGTGGCGGGGCCATCGTCACGGCGGGGAGGCTGGTACAGCTCTCGTGCCAGCAGGCCGCCGCCCACGGTCAGCGATACCACCACGATGAGCACCGGAACCAGCCAGCGAAGCAGGCCTGGAGACGGGGTGGCGGGCACCCGGCAAGACTAGCCAGAGCGTCAGCCGACCTGGTGCAGCCAGGTGACCGGCGCCCCATCACCGGCGTGGCGGAACGGCTCGAGCGCCTCGTCCCAACTCACGCCCAGCAACTTGTCGAGTTCGTGCGCCAACTGCTCGCCCGCCCTGCAACGCGACGCCAGCCCGCGAAGGTGGTCCTCGCCGACGACGATGTCGCCGTTGGCGCTGGTTCTCGCGTGCCACAGGCCGAGGCCGGGCGCGTAGCAGAAGCGTTGTCCGTCGACACCGGGACTTGGCTCCTCGGTGACCT harbors:
- a CDS encoding ACP S-malonyltransferase; amino-acid sequence: MTTALLCPGQGSQAPGMLTAWLEFDGARDRLEQWSTRCGLDLVRLGTEADADEIQDTAITQPLIVAASLLAFEYLPGEVGGDGPVAGHSVGELAAAAIAGVFSADDAVALAAVRGAEMAKACAAEPTSMAAVLLGEPERVVAWLHEQGLEAANRNGAGQIVASGSAEAIERIVAEPLEGTKVRQLKVAGAFHTRYMAPAEEALRAHAGGITPADPKRPLLSNADGDVVSSGEEYLRRLVEQVTRPVRWDLTMRGLVSLDVTRTVELPPAGTLTGLVKRELKGTVTDLVALKTPANLEELR
- a CDS encoding beta-ketoacyl-[acyl-carrier-protein] synthase family protein, which translates into the protein MSNIDVVITGLGATTPLGRDVTSTWDGLLAGRSGVRRIDAEWVERLDLPVKIGAALAEEPTEQIPRVQARRLDRCEQVALIAARQAWADAGFTEPTEEHSDVDPDRLGVSIGSGIGGPVTLLNQHDLLAEHGIRKVSPLTVPMLMPNGPAAHVGIDRKARAGVHSPASACASGAEGIASGFQMIQNGRADVVLAGGAEACIAPITIAGFAQARTVSTRNDDPEHASRPFDANRDGFVLGEGAGVVVLERADRAKARGARVYARLSGYGITSDAYHITGNHPDGIGQIAAMNNAIQMAGLTPGDVGHVNAHATSTVVGDVGEAAAIRKAIGDQPVVTAPKGALGHLVGGAGAVEGIVTILSLYHGIVPATLNLTNLDPKVDLDVVAGEPRKVQLSAAISNSFGFGGHNTALLFTAA
- a CDS encoding beta-ketoacyl-ACP synthase III, encoding MTQARPTLRLRQGAPATRIFGVGSTQPDRIVTNHELAQRMDTSDQWIRDRVGIVERRFASDDERLVDMAVTAGAKALADAGVDPSEVDTVVLPNCTMLSPIPNAAGQVADRIGIKAAGAFDINAACAGFCYGLGLASDLVRAGSAGKVLVIGAEKLTDVVDPQDRSTAIIFADGAGAALVGPSQEPGIGPVVWGSAGDLVDMIYMRDHKYIFQEGQSVFRWATTQMAPVAMRAVELAGLELSDVDVLIPHQANLRIVEAIAKRLRAKGARQDMVVADDIKYSGNTSSASIPLALDHMRAAGTARKGDVVLLIGFGAGLSYAAQVIICP
- a CDS encoding acyl carrier protein translates to MADKAEILSGLAEIVEEVAGVAQDDVSLEKSFVDDLDIDSLSMVEIAVQAEDKFGVKIPDDELANLKTVGDAVDYVATNAK
- a CDS encoding DUF3145 domain-containing protein; its protein translation is MSTRGVVYVHSSPSAVCPHVEWAISGTLGGRVELRWTAQPAAPGQLRAECDWRAPAGTAGKLASALKAWPMVRFEVTEEPSPGVDGQRFCYAPGLGLWHARTSANGDIVVGEDHLRGLASRCRAGEQLAHELDKLLGVSWDEALEPFRHAGDGAPVTWLHQVG